In Vigna unguiculata cultivar IT97K-499-35 chromosome 3, ASM411807v1, whole genome shotgun sequence, a single genomic region encodes these proteins:
- the LOC114175322 gene encoding uncharacterized protein LOC114175322 has translation MGTEANRASNLIIGSCVITGRSLCVLYNSRATHSFVSESIVLELGLSVRELQYDLVVSTPASGLVRTSTFCARCRIEVEGRKYRVNLICLPLEGLDVILGMDWLSANHILIDCNKKRVLFPSSGGEVMVMSSQ, from the coding sequence ATGGGTACAGAGGCGAACAGAGCAAGTAACCTCATCATTGGATCTTGTGTGATTACCGGTAGGAGCTTATGTGTACTATACAATTCaagagcgacacactcttttgtgtcggAGTCTATAGTGTTGGAGTTGGGTCTTTCGGTGAGGGAACTCCAGTATGACCTGGTGGTGTCCACGCCTGCTTCTGGGTTGGTCAGAACCTCGACCTTTTGTGCTAGATGTCGGATAGAGGTTGAGGGACGCAAATACCGGGTAAACCTTATCTGTTTACCTTTGGAGGGCCTAGAcgtgatcttgggaatggattggctatCTGCTAATCACATTCTCATTGATTGCAATAAGAAGAGGGTGTTGTTTCCCAGCTCAGGGGGTGAAGTTATGGTGATGTCCTCACAATAG
- the LOC114174876 gene encoding uncharacterized protein LOC114174876, with the protein MLSHRQCFEKRRRATCKETCTCGSGRGPRYTVLICVGPRNSSEIVMAQKQIWSGIPLFLVLVMFFISRLAETNRAPFDLPEAEAESVAGYNVEYVWDAILKSPLLTEANVLGSRGLILTETRGGSLPT; encoded by the coding sequence ATGCTGAGTCACAGGCAGTGCTTCGAAAAGCGCAGAAGAGCCACATGCAAGGAAACTTGCACGTGTGGTTCTGGCCGGGGACCCCGGTATACTGTACTAATATGTGTAGGTCCCCGTAATTCGAGTGAGATTGTCATGGCGCAAAAGCAGATATGGTCTGGTATTCCCTTGTTCCTTGTATTGGTTATGTTCTTCATTTCTCGTCTAGCAGAAACTAATCGAGCTCCGTTTGATCTCCCAGAAGCGGAAGCTGAATCAGTTGCAGGCTATAATGTAGAATATGTGTGGGATGCGATCCTTAAGAGTCCACTGTTGACGGAAGCTAATGTCCTGGGGTCCCGGGGACTCATTCTGACTGAAACAAGGGGTGGGTCTTTACCAACTTAA